Below is a window of Zymoseptoria tritici IPO323 chromosome 9, whole genome shotgun sequence DNA.
TCTCCAACACTTTCATGCCAGGGTTCTCATGGCCGAGCAGGTCGAACAATTCTCGGATCATGTTCAACCCTGACTTCGAACACATTGCATCGGCGTAGAAGTTGGACAGCGTATCGTCAATGAGCATTATGGGCAACGGCTGCTGACGTCCTGTCAACAGGTCTGAGAGCTCGCGACCCACTGCAACGAGCAGTTTCATATCGTGCGGATGCATCTGTTCTGCGCTTTCGAGAAACTCTGTCTCCTGCGCGGCAGTCATATCGCACCAATTGTCTGTTGATCGAGCTTGACCGAACAGCCTTCCAGCTCGACCGTCTTCGTATTTGTGCTTGAGCCATTGAGTATAAGGTATCCAGTGCCCGGTCAATGTCGCTTCCACCTCTGGAGTTAGAGCTTCCACAGCCCGTTTAAGAAAAATGAACGCTGCTTGGGTGAAGACTGCCTCGGCCATTCCAACTGAAGTTCTGGACTCCATATCCCTTGCAATGAGTTTCTGCATGTCAGATCCTGCCGTGTCGACGAGACTGACCACCGGCTTCCAGACATTTTTGGCTGCCAGTCTTCGCTCGACTCTTCCTTCAAGATTTTGCTGTTTTGAATCTCCAAGGCCTGTGAAAGTGCAGTCGCTGAGCTCAAGTAAAGTCTCCGACCAGTCCTTCCTGGCTACCTTGATTGTTGCAGCACAACTTTTCTGGCTGATCCAGGCAGATTTGACGAAGCCCAAGAATCCTTCGCCACTTGCTGTCGACAAATTGTTCGAAATGCGCATGAGTTTGAATTCAGTTGGAACGATGGTTTCACCTTCACCTTCGTGTCTGCCGTGGGTTAGTGCTTGGTATGCAGACTGCATCGCGCTGTCGAGGAAATTTGGATGAAGGACATAGGGGAACTCAAAATGAGCGGGCATCGTCTTCTTGGTGTCGCTGACTTCGATCTCGAATGTAGCGTATCCGTCTCCGGTTTTGACAGCTCTGAGACCTTGGAAAGACGGTCCATAAATGAGGCCAATCCTTGCAGTCGCAGCATAATGCTCCTCGGCGGTCATAGCACGCGTACACACTCCTTCCGCATGCTCGAAAACGGCCTTGTCAGCGGCATGCGTAGCCGTGTACTCGGACACACTGGCTGGGTTGTCATCGTCGTAGACAATCGAGATCTGACCCGAGCAATGCTCCTTGTACCTCCGCTCAGGCCCGTGAGATATCTCAAGGGACTCAAAGCTGAAATCATACCAGTTAGAAAAGCCTCGAGTTCCGCGCCGCTGAGGCCGCAACTTGGTGAAAACTTCAAGTCCCGGATCGGACGCAGGAATGACCAGTGCACGACGGATGGCAACGTCACGAAGATCGAAGCTTTTGATCATCTTACCAGGCACCGCGCACTGCTTGACGCCCTCGATGGCTGCACAAATCATGGCTGCGGCAGGAAACACATCGCTGCCACGAACGACGTGGTCAGCAATCCAAGGCTGCTCCGAGACATGGATATAGTTCTTCCAAGTCGGCTCTGCCCATGAGAATTCTCGGATCGGCTCTCCCAGCAAGTCGGTGCGAGGCGAGTGACGGAAACGTAGACTCTTGGACAAAGTGCTTTCCTGCCAATATCTGGTCTCGTGATTCCACGGATATCTGGGCAATTCGATGACAGGAGCCCATGGAGCGACGATCTGAGGACGACTGTTCACCCTGGCAATGTCGACGAACACACCCGCCGACCAGAGTGCCCCGGCGGTGGTAAGTGCCGAGAGCTGTGCATTCTCCTTTCGCTGCAGAATGGAGTGGTATGCGATGGTGGCATTGGCGGTGTTGGTGCCGAGGATCTGCCGGAGCGGCCCCGCTAGCGCGGCCGCAGGACCAATTTCAACCACCTGTGTTATGCGACGACGTCCTGATCCTGCTCGTTGAAGGGCGGACTGCACAGCGGCATCGAACAGCACGGGCGAGACCATGTTTTGCACCCAATAATCAGCACCAAGATCTTCCGGCCGTACAAGAGCGCCGGTGACGCTGGAATACATGGCAACGCTCGCATTGCGATTGACTTTCGTGCTGACAGCGAGATGCCGCAGGCTTTCACGATAGTCATCCGCAAGCAGCTGCATGTGCTTGGAATGATATGCCATCTTGACGCGCAGCCGGCGCACGAAGACGCCTGCGTCCTTGAGCTTCGCCTCTAGCTGGTCGAGCAGGCCAACATCGCCAGAAACCGTGGTGCTTTCCGGCGAATTGCAGCATGCGACGCTCACCACCTGCGCGTCCGATGGCCTCAATCTCTGGATGTACATCTCCGTATCGGTTCGGGACAGTCCCACGGCCATCATGCCGCCACTTAGGTTGGGATGCTGCCGGGCGAGCTCTTCGGCAAGACGACCGCGATGGAAGGCGACCTGCCAGCTGCTGACCGCGGAGAGAGTGCCCGTCGCGTAAGCTGCAGCGATTTCGCCAGAGGAATGGCCAACAACGGCACTCGGGAGGATGTTCCAGTGCGCCAGCAAGTCGACAAGAGCCACCTGGAGCACGGTGCACAGAGGCTGCGCCAGGCCGGGTGCGCTGATGTCGGCATCAATGACCTCTTTAGCTTCAAGTATCCGCAACGCGCTCCACGTGGCGCCCAATGAGCGTAAGCAATCGTCTGCGGTTTGGATCGATCGTCGAAATACCTCGTAGCGGAGAAGCTCCCGGCCCATTCCATACCATTGCGCACCCTGGCCGGTGAAACAGAAAAGCACCAATGGATTCTTCCCGGCGCGTTCGGGCTTGACAACATTGCTCTGCAACTTGGCAACAAGAGCCTCGATCGAGTTTGCAATCACGGCTTGGCGCCACTGGAACGTCGTCCGACGATTGCTGTATGTGAAAGCCAGCCTTTGCAGGAGCTGCTGGGCCTCAACAGCGTTGCCATTGAAGCAAGCCTGCAAGTAGTCCGCATGACCTCGTACAATGCGACTCAGCGCAGCTTGGTCTGGTGCTGACATGATGAACACCTTGCAGTCCGCCTTGACCTTGAGATCGTGGACGCTTTCGGTGTCGCTAGACTCGGAGACAAACCCGGAATCTGCAGATGGAACACCGGCCGTGGGTGCGCCTGTGATCCTGTCGGTGTGGATACTGCGCTGTGTGTTTCCACTCAGCCCTCTGGCAGCGAGATAGTGCTCCGCGTCATCAACAATACAATGTGCGTTCGTTCCACCATAACCGAAGGAATTCACGGATGCTCGCCGCAAACCATCCCTCGGCCAGGCTGTGGGACCTTGTACGACCTTCAAATTTCGCGATTCCAGTCCGAGCCGAGGATTGGCATTCTCAAACAGAATATTTCCTGGAATGATGCCGGACTCCAAGGCCAGGATGGTCTTGATCAGTCCTGCCATGCCCGCTCCCCCTTCAAGATGTCCAATATTTGGCTTCACGGACCCGATCAAGAGAGGTTTGCGCCCTTCTTTCTCTCTTTGAAAGGCAGCCGCAATGGCTGATACTTCGAGTGGATCGCCAGCAGCTACGAAAAACGCCGATCGTCAGTCCGGATATCACAATTTGAGAGAGCAGATAGGCGATTCACCTGTTCCTGTGCCGTGGGCCTCGAAATAACCAGTCTCGTCCAGACCCAGGCCTGCTGACTCGTACGCTTGACGTATCAGCGACACCTGCGCGTCCGAGCTTGGCAAGGTGATGCCCGGCGTTCTACCATCTTGATTGCAAACGACGTTCCTGATGACGCCGCGAATGTAGTCTCCGTCGCGCCTGGCATCGTCGATGTGTTTCAGTAATACGACACCAACGCCCTCGCCTCTGACGTAGCCATTCGCGCGTTCGTCGAAGGAGTAACACTGGCTGTCAGGACTGAGAAAGTTAAGTGGATTCATCGCGGTCATCTGGTCTGGTAATAAGATCAGGTTAGACCCAGCAACCAGGGACTGACGGGTCGTGCTTTTCGAGTCGCGAATATTCTGGACAGCCAGGCTGAGGGCCACCAAAGAGCTCGAACATGCCGTATCGAGAGTCATGGACGGTCCCCGGATGTCGTAAAACCAGCTCAGGCGGTTAGACATCATGGTAAGACCGTTTCCGGTGGTCGTGTATGGCAGGGTGTCATTCAAGTCTGTCGAACAGACGATGTGGTATTCTAAGCCGGTCAGCAAGGTGAGTGACTGCAGCTGTGAGACGGAATCGCACCTCTGCTGAAGCCACCGACATAGCAAGACATGTCGGAGCCAACGATCGTGCTCATGGGAACGCCAGCTGGTCATCATCGTCAGTCCACCGAGGACCTTGAATTCGGGTCCACAAGATACCATTTTCTAAGGTCTCATAGGTGACCTCGAGTAACATCCGATGTTGAGGATCCATAGCGTTCGCTTCCGCCTGGGTCATAGAGACTTGTCAAAGGAGATCAGTCGGAAAATCGCTGTGCCGTCTTGTTCAATCGTGGACATACAGAACTATCATATGTCAGCGGCTGAAGACCTCATGAGATCGCTCTGGAACGCTCGTCTTACTGGAGCATCGAACAATCCAACGTCCTCGGAGAGAAAGTGTCCACCACGGGAGACCGTCGCTCCTTTGCGATCGTGGCTCGGATGCCAATAAGCATCGACGTTGAAGCGATCCTTGGGAACCTCAGACCAGCCGCTGCGTCCAGCCAAAAGCATCTCATGGAACTCCGTAGGGGATTTGGCGTCGCCAGGGAATCGGCAACCCATGCCAATGACAGCAATATCTGCCATTG
It encodes the following:
- the PKS2 gene encoding polyketide synthase (predicted involved in secondary metabolite biosynthesis) is translated as MADIAVIGMGCRFPGDAKSPTEFHEMLLAGRSGWSEVPKDRFNVDAYWHPSHDRKGATVSRGGHFLSEDVGLFDAPFFSMTQAEANAMDPQHRMLLEVTYETLENAGVPMSTIVGSDMSCYVGGFSREYHIVCSTDLNDTLPYTTTGNGLTMMSNRLSWFYDIRGPSMTLDTACSSSLVALSLAVQNIRDSKSTTRQSLVAGSNLILLPDQMTAMNPLNFLSPDSQCYSFDERANGYVRGEGVGVVLLKHIDDARRDGDYIRGVIRNVVCNQDGRTPGITLPSSDAQVSLIRQAYESAGLGLDETGYFEAHGTGTAAGDPLEVSAIAAAFQREKEGRKPLLIGSVKPNIGHLEGGAGMAGLIKTILALESGIIPGNILFENANPRLGLESRNLKVVQGPTAWPRDGLRRASVNSFGYGGTNAHCIVDDAEHYLAARGLSGNTQRSIHTDRITGAPTAGVPSADSGFVSESSDTESVHDLKVKADCKVFIMSAPDQAALSRIVRGHADYLQACFNGNAVEAQQLLQRLAFTYSNRRTTFQWRQAVIANSIEALVAKLQSNVVKPERAGKNPLVLFCFTGQGAQWYGMGRELLRYEVFRRSIQTADDCLRSLGATWSALRILEAKEVIDADISAPGLAQPLCTVLQVALVDLLAHWNILPSAVVGHSSGEIAAAYATGTLSAVSSWQVAFHRGRLAEELARQHPNLSGGMMAVGLSRTDTEMYIQRLRPSDAQVVSVACCNSPESTTVSGDVGLLDQLEAKLKDAGVFVRRLRVKMAYHSKHMQLLADDYRESLRHLAVSTKVNRNASVAMYSSVTGALVRPEDLGADYWVQNMVSPVLFDAAVQSALQRAGSGRRRITQVVEIGPAAALAGPLRQILGTNTANATIAYHSILQRKENAQLSALTTAGALWSAGVFVDIARVNSRPQIVAPWAPVIELPRYPWNHETRYWQESTLSKSLRFRHSPRTDLLGEPIREFSWAEPTWKNYIHVSEQPWIADHVVRGSDVFPAAAMICAAIEGVKQCAVPGKMIKSFDLRDVAIRRALVIPASDPGLEVFTKLRPQRRGTRGFSNWYDFSFESLEISHGPERRYKEHCSGQISIVYDDDNPASVSEYTATHAADKAVFEHAEGVCTRAMTAEEHYAATARIGLIYGPSFQGLRAVKTGDGYATFEIEVSDTKKTMPAHFEFPYVLHPNFLDSAMQSAYQALTHGRHEGEGETIVPTEFKLMRISNNLSTASGEGFLGFVKSAWISQKSCAATIKVARKDWSETLLELSDCTFTGLGDSKQQNLEGRVERRLAAKNVWKPVVSLVDTAGSDMQKLIARDMESRTSVGMAEAVFTQAAFIFLKRAVEALTPEVEATLTGHWIPYTQWLKHKYEDGRAGRLFGQARSTDNWCDMTAAQETEFLESAEQMHPHDMKLLVAVGRELSDLLTGRQQPLPIMLIDDTLSNFYADAMCSKSGLNMIRELFDLLGHENPGMKVLEIGAGTASVSVPVVTILGHDDGRAPRFGSYTFTDISTGWFAKAQEHLKPYENYVKYQRLDIELDPLEQGFEAETYDVIVASNVLHATKRIDVTLSNCFKLLKPGGKLVIGELTARLDHFGVIFGTLPGWWLSEDGRTGGPLMTQEEWSEVLLKAKFSGLDVAVAIEDDENTRILSTMVSTKPKDLVQPALDKAFIVKPYIPSDMATSILHALEQQFGAKGVNTTSLALEEAALIAHRNELSAKNIAVVSLLEVETPVFHNPSQELFEKVRTIILKSNLLLWCACNNDENGICPPEACAISGLMRVARSENPAVRPFEIRLQARPQSELHVTASRLWATISELWAVEGSITNENELSEAHGYMTVPRIMDDEPLNGIMRNLGGAPEPELQQMKQIGRPLKLQTTKNSRVETLFFSVDDDAATMLPATFVEVEAKAHGINYSDVGAASGKEPSLMLGTDAAGIVSRVGSAVTKLEVGDRVALVIPNAFRTHIAVSQDIPQVIPDSMSFEEAAATPFVFMAAYYGAVDSARLMHGEKILISQAASSLGQALVTIANHLGADIYATASSSAKRIVLERDFGFSPNRILDSSSAVFAQSVWRIAGGKGFDVVFNLFGGEDMASLCGCVSPLGRIINFNLEDTKANAPLRLGSLGRNVSFKSIDMKYILQNEPQLASTLLTKVFALFRLGMTPVSKPLVFNYTDLTAAFLAAQRSDVVGKVVLRLDETSQVLTMPHDQHPLKLTADATYVIAGGLGGVGRALACYLADCGARNFALLSRSTKVGDKAAQTIAYLESLDARVKVIGCDISNRENVESALESMADMPKVRGVVQAAMVLQDGLYENLTHEQWMSATRPKIAGSWNLHEVLPKDVDFFIMLSSIAGLIGSPGQSNYSSGNTYQDALCHYRRKMGLKATTMNLGGIGSFGWLEEHREASSIAEALGDLIIEPTELLTMFKSAVTGYTSKSNTCPTQLIMGIGSGGTNAAHIADGTRDPYFWLNAQSRFRYLRQLDLPTATVDNSSTPSANFKTLLAAATTIPDAAAIVQVALTAKLAKSLMMAPEDIDISLPTSSYGVDSLVAAELRNWCAAEVEAAMSVFELLDAKPIGQLAVDIARKSAVLSETVRRE